A single Vibrio sp. YMD68 DNA region contains:
- the rpsG gene encoding 30S ribosomal protein S7, which yields MPRRRVIGQRKILPDPKFKSELLAKFVNILMVDGKKSTAEKIVYTALEVMAEKSGKDHLAVFEEALENVRPSVEVKSRRVGGSTYQVPVEVRPVRRNALAMRWVVEAARKRGEKSMAQRLAAEMLDASENKGTSVKKREDVHRMADANKAFAHYRW from the coding sequence ATGCCACGTCGTCGCGTTATAGGCCAGCGTAAGATCCTTCCAGATCCTAAGTTCAAATCTGAACTGCTGGCAAAATTCGTTAACATCCTAATGGTTGACGGAAAGAAATCTACTGCAGAGAAAATTGTTTACACTGCACTAGAAGTTATGGCTGAGAAATCTGGTAAAGATCACTTAGCTGTATTTGAAGAAGCTCTTGAAAATGTTCGTCCATCGGTAGAGGTTAAATCTCGCCGTGTGGGTGGTTCAACTTACCAAGTACCTGTAGAAGTTCGTCCGGTTCGCCGTAACGCTCTTGCTATGCGTTGGGTAGTTGAAGCTGCGCGTAAGCGTGGTGAAAAATCTATGGCTCAACGCCTAGCGGCTGAAATGCTAGATGCGTCTGAGAACAAAGGTACTTCGGTTAAGAAACGTGAAGACGTTCACCGTATGGCTGATGCTAACAAAGCATTCGCTCATTACCGCTGGTAA
- the rpsL gene encoding 30S ribosomal protein S12: protein MATINQLVRKPRVKQVVKSNVPALEACPQKRGVCTRVYTTTPKKPNSALRKVCRVRLTNGFEVTSYIGGEGHNLQEHSVVLIRGGRVKDLPGVRYHTVRGALDCAGVNDRKKGRSKYGVKRPKS, encoded by the coding sequence ATGGCAACTATTAACCAGTTGGTACGTAAACCTCGTGTAAAGCAAGTTGTTAAAAGCAACGTGCCTGCACTAGAAGCGTGCCCACAAAAACGTGGTGTATGTACTCGTGTTTACACAACTACACCTAAAAAACCTAACTCAGCACTTCGTAAGGTTTGCCGTGTTCGTCTAACGAACGGCTTTGAAGTGACTTCGTACATCGGCGGTGAAGGCCACAACCTTCAAGAGCACAGTGTTGTTCTAATCCGTGGCGGTCGTGTTAAAGACCTTCCGGGTGTACGTTACCACACTGTTCGCGGCGCATTAGACTGTGCTGGCGTAAATGACCGTAAGAAAGGTCGTTCTAAGTACGGTGTGAAGCGTCCTAAGTCTTAA
- the tusB gene encoding sulfurtransferase complex subunit TusB, whose amino-acid sequence MLYIVTTPEKATLAIQFATQTDAVLLTQSAVYLTNPKHAQHHVLNTSLCQVLALNIDLKARGIEQFVAQGVSSIDIDEFVDLTAKHLKSVSW is encoded by the coding sequence ATGCTTTATATCGTCACTACTCCAGAAAAAGCAACACTGGCTATTCAGTTCGCGACGCAGACAGATGCGGTATTGTTAACTCAGTCTGCGGTCTACCTGACGAACCCCAAACATGCACAGCACCACGTGTTAAATACATCGCTTTGCCAAGTATTAGCGTTAAATATAGACCTCAAAGCCAGAGGTATTGAGCAATTTGTTGCGCAAGGTGTTTCATCGATAGATATTGACGAATTTGTGGATCTAACAGCAAAGCATTTAAAATCAGTCTCTTGGTGA
- the tusC gene encoding sulfurtransferase complex subunit TusC: MKKIGFVFHTSPHSTSAGREGLDALLAASAYCEDIYVFFVGDGVTQLVSAQQPERVLSRDYISTFKLMDLYDIEHVYACRTGLEERGLLNVEMAFDVRILPSDEIASQMASCHHLLSF; this comes from the coding sequence TTGAAAAAGATAGGTTTTGTTTTTCACACGTCTCCTCACTCAACCTCCGCAGGGAGAGAAGGTCTTGATGCTCTTCTTGCTGCGTCTGCTTACTGTGAAGACATCTATGTGTTCTTTGTTGGCGATGGTGTCACTCAGTTGGTCAGCGCTCAGCAGCCTGAGAGAGTATTGAGCCGTGATTACATCAGTACATTCAAATTGATGGATCTGTACGACATTGAGCACGTATACGCTTGCCGAACGGGCCTAGAAGAACGAGGCTTATTAAATGTTGAAATGGCTTTCGATGTGCGCATTCTTCCAAGTGATGAGATTGCATCACAGATGGCGAGTTGCCATCATTTGCTGAGTTTTTAG
- the tusD gene encoding sulfurtransferase complex subunit TusD: protein MNPSLCYALVVNGSVYGSQSSRVAFLFAQALIKKGHILKSVFFYQDGVSNGSSLTVPANDEFDLVQAWQKLASEHHVSLETCVAAALRRGIVSENEAHQHNLESSNLADGFVQAGLGSLAESMLTQDRVVQF from the coding sequence TTGAACCCTTCTCTCTGCTATGCGCTTGTTGTGAACGGCTCTGTATACGGCTCACAGTCGTCTAGAGTGGCATTTCTATTTGCCCAAGCGTTGATTAAAAAAGGACACATCTTAAAGAGTGTCTTTTTTTATCAAGATGGTGTGAGCAACGGATCCAGTTTGACGGTGCCAGCCAACGATGAATTTGATTTGGTCCAAGCTTGGCAAAAGCTCGCATCAGAGCACCATGTTTCCCTAGAGACTTGCGTTGCCGCGGCGTTGCGAAGAGGCATTGTGAGTGAAAATGAGGCGCATCAACATAATCTCGAAAGCTCAAATTTGGCGGATGGATTTGTCCAAGCTGGATTAGGCAGCTTAGCGGAATCGATGCTAACGCAAGATAGGGTTGTACAGTTTTGA